The Kordia sp. SMS9 genome window below encodes:
- a CDS encoding cyclase family protein — MKKSFPFLLLLLFLLNSCNEKTEKSQNTEAFPQKQAVKTEIIDLSHSYSDETVYWVTAKEFNLDTVFKGKTDKGFFYAANNFSTAEHGGTHIDAPIHFAEKGQSVDEIPLEKLIGAAIKIDVSKNALPNPDYLITIDDLKAWEQKENTKIPNGSIVLLQTGFAKYYPNKVKYMGTDERGEMAVEKLHFPGLSAEAAEWLVQQRNINAIGIDTPSIDYGQSTYFKSHVILLQQNIPAFENLTNLDKLPSSGFEIIALPMKIKGGSGAPLRIVAIVKK, encoded by the coding sequence ATGAAAAAATCATTTCCATTCCTACTGTTACTCCTTTTTTTACTCAATTCTTGTAATGAGAAAACTGAAAAATCACAAAACACGGAAGCATTTCCTCAAAAACAAGCTGTAAAAACTGAAATCATTGATTTATCACACTCCTATTCTGATGAAACGGTGTATTGGGTTACGGCAAAAGAATTTAATTTAGATACGGTTTTTAAGGGAAAAACAGACAAAGGGTTTTTCTATGCCGCCAATAATTTCAGTACTGCAGAACATGGCGGAACACATATTGACGCACCAATTCACTTTGCCGAAAAAGGACAATCCGTCGATGAAATACCACTTGAAAAACTGATCGGTGCTGCCATAAAAATAGATGTTTCTAAAAACGCACTTCCAAATCCAGATTATCTCATTACCATTGACGATTTAAAAGCTTGGGAACAAAAAGAGAATACAAAAATTCCAAACGGAAGCATCGTATTATTACAAACCGGATTTGCCAAATACTATCCCAACAAAGTAAAATATATGGGCACTGACGAACGTGGAGAAATGGCTGTTGAAAAGTTACATTTTCCCGGATTGTCTGCTGAAGCTGCCGAATGGTTGGTACAACAACGCAATATAAACGCAATCGGAATTGATACACCAAGCATTGATTACGGACAATCTACATACTTTAAAAGTCACGTAATTTTACTACAGCAAAATATTCCTGCTTTTGAAAATTTGACCAATTTAGACAAATTGCCGAGTAGCGGATTTGAAATCATTGCATTACCCATGAAAATTAAAGGAGGAAGTGGCGCTCCTTTGAGAATTGTAGCTATTGTTAAAAAGTAA
- a CDS encoding ATP-binding protein has product MLESLLEALQFSPNNIPLKLQIAKLYMQQGSFEEAEQQLIEIIDLDSNHIDAKYELANCFYKQQKLTAAEVLLEEIIKVNAEPKYLELLCYCQINQENYSDAQETYKELLELDPSYQNEDFDNMLKVNTTREPDFIDEDGLSFLKKPTTNFASIGGMDDIKKEIDLKIIKPLEHRDLYKAYGKKIGGGILLYGPPGCGKTHIARATAGEINANFISVGINDILDMWIGNSEKNLHEIFETARKNTPCVIFIDEIDALGANRNDVNKTSGRTVINQFLAELDGIDADNDGILVLGATNAPWHLDPAFRRPGRFDRIIFVSPPDVEAKASIFNIHLQEKPTETIDYMALAKAAKEFSGADIQAAIDVAIERKLEASFKDGIPKPLSTKDILKAIKKIKPSTKEWFVSSKNYALYANDSGLYDDILAYLNIKK; this is encoded by the coding sequence ATGTTAGAAAGTTTATTAGAAGCCTTACAGTTTTCTCCCAATAATATTCCGCTCAAACTTCAAATTGCCAAACTATACATGCAGCAAGGAAGTTTTGAAGAAGCCGAACAACAATTGATCGAAATTATTGATCTAGACAGCAATCATATTGACGCCAAATACGAACTGGCAAATTGCTTCTACAAACAGCAAAAATTAACAGCCGCCGAAGTCTTATTAGAAGAAATCATCAAGGTAAATGCCGAACCAAAATATTTAGAATTGTTGTGCTATTGCCAAATCAATCAAGAAAATTATAGCGACGCGCAAGAAACCTATAAAGAACTTTTAGAACTTGATCCGAGTTACCAGAATGAAGATTTTGACAATATGTTAAAAGTCAATACAACGCGCGAACCCGATTTTATTGATGAAGATGGTTTGTCGTTCTTAAAAAAGCCAACGACCAATTTTGCCAGTATTGGTGGCATGGACGATATTAAAAAGGAGATTGATCTTAAAATCATAAAACCGTTAGAACACCGCGATTTGTACAAAGCGTATGGCAAAAAAATTGGTGGCGGTATTCTCTTATACGGTCCGCCAGGATGTGGAAAAACGCATATTGCACGTGCCACTGCGGGAGAAATCAACGCGAATTTTATCAGTGTTGGCATCAATGATATTTTGGACATGTGGATTGGAAACTCAGAGAAAAACTTGCACGAAATCTTTGAAACTGCTCGAAAAAATACGCCGTGTGTCATTTTTATAGATGAAATTGATGCGCTTGGCGCGAACCGAAACGATGTCAACAAAACCTCTGGAAGAACTGTGATCAATCAGTTTTTGGCAGAATTGGACGGAATTGACGCAGATAATGATGGAATTTTAGTCTTAGGTGCCACCAACGCACCATGGCATTTAGATCCAGCATTTCGCCGTCCAGGACGGTTTGATCGTATTATTTTTGTATCGCCACCAGATGTAGAAGCCAAAGCGTCTATTTTTAACATTCATCTTCAAGAAAAACCAACGGAAACCATTGATTATATGGCGTTGGCAAAAGCCGCCAAAGAATTTTCGGGTGCGGATATCCAAGCGGCGATTGATGTTGCTATTGAACGCAAATTAGAAGCTTCTTTCAAAGACGGAATTCCAAAACCATTAAGCACAAAAGATATTTTAAAAGCCATTAAAAAGATAAAACCAAGCACGAAAGAATGGTTTGTGTCTTCAAAAAATTATGCGTTGTATGCCAACGATAGCGGATTGTACGATGATATTTTAGCCTATTTAAACATCAAAAAATGA
- a CDS encoding T9SS type A sorting domain-containing protein: MKKNIIKLTLLQKCLVMFVALSVVHLATHTTMAQEVKETQNSRIEGDNIEVTLELFNQIKDWQNKRDEQLPLDAYLATQNISQEMQPKVTTLLRELRGDSRDTDCNCVVLTVNSSYDVAANYTNQFSPPENQSGLTTWYSESISGAATRQRLKLNSPTTNNEYEYEKSVSGNETSSNSYAHMSFNYLCTNGSLLPEDCGCAKTIDLRANYYGDSWVATSATGGWGTHSSFAAVEDGVALFATDQYLTDTQITVLAGGQFQLSRAQDDTWNPEFWTNTVDLASSIVGVVVAINTGVPINWATTVTNVGGQIINVFQTPMDIHYQEEEDGSAADNFSVSYTGGITLEPNHIVTVSMISKGYIYGKGKGKFVSDSEHRSAYLISAVLPFNNSNPECCMEQYGKWVSGALGLPGSTALRNTIAAHQTLFTPWDNLSDTNGDGNVNINTNIGFAYRAEECKVCGIDVVTGLNVSASGLNIGSNTRPAVFSWNGQAGVAYYQINLYSSTGVLLNTFNTSDTTYTANLVPGDYSFSVTAICDNGESTVSGTQPFTVKPLRADDGDIRLKLSPNPGKSNVEINVENYEEFKTINVQITDIRGISYYKSQIKNGVHNVNIQTWNTGIYFCKITTDDNKTTVKQLIKE; this comes from the coding sequence ATGAAAAAAAATATCATTAAACTTACATTATTACAAAAGTGCCTTGTGATGTTCGTGGCTTTATCAGTAGTACATCTTGCTACACATACAACAATGGCGCAAGAAGTGAAAGAAACTCAAAACTCAAGAATTGAAGGTGATAATATTGAAGTCACGCTCGAATTGTTTAATCAAATAAAAGATTGGCAAAATAAACGAGACGAACAACTTCCTTTAGATGCGTATTTAGCTACGCAGAACATTTCGCAAGAAATGCAGCCTAAAGTAACTACACTTTTAAGAGAATTGCGAGGCGATTCAAGAGATACAGATTGTAATTGTGTTGTGCTTACGGTAAACTCTTCATATGATGTGGCCGCAAATTATACCAATCAATTTTCACCACCGGAAAACCAAAGCGGCTTGACTACTTGGTATTCTGAATCTATTTCGGGAGCCGCAACACGTCAGCGATTAAAGCTAAATTCACCAACAACAAACAATGAATATGAATATGAAAAGTCGGTAAGCGGTAATGAAACATCTTCTAACAGTTACGCGCATATGTCATTTAATTATTTATGTACCAATGGAAGCTTATTGCCAGAAGATTGTGGCTGCGCTAAAACCATTGATTTACGAGCAAATTATTATGGAGATTCTTGGGTAGCTACTTCTGCCACAGGTGGTTGGGGAACGCATTCCAGTTTTGCAGCTGTGGAAGACGGTGTTGCCTTATTTGCTACAGATCAATATCTAACAGATACGCAGATTACGGTACTTGCTGGTGGACAATTTCAATTGTCTAGAGCACAAGATGATACCTGGAATCCTGAATTTTGGACGAATACAGTTGATTTAGCATCTTCTATTGTGGGAGTCGTTGTAGCAATTAATACGGGTGTGCCAATCAACTGGGCTACGACTGTGACTAATGTAGGTGGACAAATTATAAATGTTTTTCAAACACCAATGGATATACATTATCAAGAAGAAGAAGACGGATCAGCTGCAGATAATTTTTCAGTAAGTTACACTGGAGGTATTACGCTAGAGCCAAACCACATCGTCACAGTGTCTATGATTTCTAAAGGATATATTTATGGAAAAGGAAAAGGAAAATTTGTGAGCGATTCTGAACATAGAAGTGCTTACTTGATTTCAGCAGTATTACCATTTAACAACTCAAATCCAGAGTGTTGTATGGAGCAGTATGGAAAATGGGTTTCTGGAGCCTTAGGACTTCCTGGATCTACAGCGTTACGAAATACTATAGCAGCACACCAAACCTTATTTACTCCTTGGGACAATCTATCAGATACCAACGGTGACGGAAATGTGAATATAAATACAAATATTGGTTTTGCATACCGAGCTGAAGAGTGCAAAGTTTGTGGAATTGATGTCGTAACAGGATTAAATGTGAGCGCTAGCGGATTAAATATTGGTTCCAATACGCGTCCTGCTGTTTTTTCATGGAATGGACAAGCTGGTGTAGCTTATTATCAAATTAACTTGTACAGCAGTACGGGAGTTTTGTTAAATACATTTAATACTTCGGACACAACGTATACAGCGAATTTAGTGCCAGGAGATTATAGTTTTTCTGTAACTGCAATTTGTGATAATGGTGAATCAACAGTTTCAGGAACGCAACCATTTACAGTAAAACCTTTACGAGCTGATGATGGAGACATACGTCTTAAATTGTCACCAAATCCAGGAAAATCTAATGTTGAAATCAACGTTGAAAACTACGAAGAATTCAAAACCATAAACGTTCAAATTACGGACATAAGAGGAATTTCGTACTACAAATCGCAGATCAAAAATGGAGTACATAACGTGAATATTCAAACATGGAATACGGGTATCTATTTTTGTAAAATCACAACAGATGATAACAAAACTACGGTAAAGCAACTAATAAAAGAATAG
- the hemB gene encoding porphobilinogen synthase — MFPLRRNRRLRTNAAIRGLVRENTISANDFLVPLFVVEGKGVKEEIPSMPNYYRHSLDTLVGELKLLWSLGLKAVLLFVKVPDNLKDNKGTEALNPDGLMQRAIKVIKNTCPDMIVMTDVALDPYSSYGHDGIVEDGKIVNDDTIEVLAEMSVSHAEAGADFVAPSDMMDGRILSIREALEDENFTDVGIMSYSAKYASAFYGPFRDALDSAPGFGDKKTYQMDPANRFEAMRETEMDIDEGADIVMVKPGMAYLDIVREVKNEFDVPVAVYQVSGEYAMIKAAAEKGWLNHDQVMLESIMAFKRAGADMIASYFAKDVIKLLS, encoded by the coding sequence ATGTTTCCACTTCGACGCAACAGACGTTTACGCACCAATGCTGCCATTCGCGGTTTGGTAAGAGAAAATACCATTTCAGCCAACGATTTTTTAGTACCACTTTTTGTGGTGGAAGGCAAAGGTGTCAAAGAAGAAATTCCTTCGATGCCGAATTATTATCGCCATAGTTTGGATACGCTAGTTGGCGAATTGAAATTACTTTGGAGTTTAGGATTAAAAGCTGTTTTACTGTTTGTAAAAGTGCCAGATAATTTAAAAGATAATAAAGGAACAGAAGCCTTAAATCCAGATGGTTTGATGCAACGCGCCATCAAAGTGATAAAAAATACCTGTCCTGATATGATTGTGATGACCGATGTTGCGCTCGATCCGTATTCTTCGTATGGTCATGATGGCATTGTAGAAGATGGAAAAATTGTAAATGACGATACCATTGAAGTGTTGGCAGAAATGAGCGTTTCACATGCAGAAGCTGGAGCGGATTTTGTAGCACCAAGTGACATGATGGATGGACGTATTTTGAGTATTCGCGAAGCCTTGGAAGATGAAAACTTTACCGATGTTGGCATTATGAGTTACAGTGCCAAATACGCCTCAGCATTTTATGGTCCTTTCCGTGATGCACTCGATTCTGCACCAGGATTTGGAGATAAAAAAACCTATCAAATGGATCCTGCCAATCGTTTTGAAGCCATGCGAGAAACCGAAATGGACATTGATGAAGGTGCAGATATTGTGATGGTAAAACCAGGTATGGCATATTTAGATATTGTCCGCGAAGTGAAAAATGAATTTGATGTGCCAGTTGCTGTCTATCAAGTAAGTGGCGAATATGCGATGATTAAAGCTGCAGCGGAAAAAGGTTGGCTCAATCACGATCAAGTAATGCTAGAATCGATTATGGCGTTTAAACGTGCGGGCGCAGATATGATTGCGAGTTATTTTGCCAAAGATGTTATTAAATTATTATCGTAA
- a CDS encoding 3'-5' exonuclease — MLHKINLENVLFLDIETVPEYPHFDDLDAEEKTLWEQKTSYQRKDEFTADEFYDRAGIWAEFGKIICISVGYFANKGDIRQFRTTSFYGEEEHLLREFKALLESHFNRPQQLLCAHNGKEFDFPYIARRMIINRVPLPFKLNLFGKKPWEIPHLDTMELWKFGDYKHYTSLRLMTKVLGIPSPKDDIDGSQVRNVFYEEGDIDRIITYCEKDVIAVAQILLRLRNEPLLEDEEMLHV; from the coding sequence ATGTTACATAAAATTAACTTAGAAAATGTATTGTTTCTAGACATAGAAACGGTTCCTGAATATCCACATTTTGACGATTTGGATGCCGAAGAAAAAACGCTTTGGGAACAAAAAACTTCGTATCAACGTAAAGACGAATTTACCGCTGACGAATTCTATGATCGTGCTGGAATTTGGGCAGAATTTGGTAAAATCATCTGTATTTCCGTTGGCTATTTTGCCAATAAAGGCGATATCCGACAGTTTCGAACAACTTCCTTTTACGGCGAAGAAGAGCACTTATTACGGGAATTTAAAGCGTTGCTCGAATCGCATTTCAACCGACCTCAACAATTGCTTTGTGCGCACAACGGAAAGGAATTTGACTTCCCATACATTGCGCGTCGTATGATTATCAATCGCGTTCCGTTACCGTTTAAGTTGAATTTATTCGGCAAAAAACCATGGGAAATTCCGCATTTAGATACGATGGAACTCTGGAAGTTTGGCGATTACAAACACTATACTTCCTTGCGTTTGATGACGAAAGTTTTGGGCATTCCATCTCCAAAAGATGATATTGATGGCAGTCAAGTCCGCAATGTATTTTACGAAGAAGGCGATATTGATCGCATCATTACGTATTGTGAAAAAGATGTCATCGCTGTCGCGCAGATATTACTCAGATTGCGCAATGAACCGTTGTTGGAAGATGAAGAAATGTTGCATGTGTAG
- a CDS encoding methylated-DNA--[protein]-cysteine S-methyltransferase: MNTHTAHIETPLGIAKVVSDTVGILEISVVDEKIEIENSEHNPQVLKECIVQLEEYFAGNRTEFNLSLTPKGTTFQQKVWKELNKIPFGKTCSYLDLSKKLGDVKAIRAVASANGKNPLWIVTPCHRVIGSDGSLTGYAGGLWRKKWLLEHESPVKQQSLF, encoded by the coding sequence ATGAATACACATACAGCACATATTGAAACTCCACTGGGAATCGCTAAAGTTGTTTCCGACACTGTTGGTATTCTCGAAATTTCTGTGGTAGATGAAAAAATTGAGATTGAAAACTCTGAACATAATCCACAAGTTTTAAAAGAATGTATTGTACAGCTGGAAGAATATTTTGCTGGAAATCGAACTGAATTCAATCTATCATTAACTCCAAAAGGAACTACATTTCAACAAAAAGTATGGAAAGAACTCAACAAAATTCCATTTGGAAAAACCTGTTCCTATTTAGATCTTTCCAAAAAATTGGGCGATGTCAAAGCTATTCGTGCCGTAGCTTCCGCGAATGGAAAAAATCCACTTTGGATTGTCACACCGTGTCACAGAGTTATTGGAAGTGATGGTTCGCTCACAGGGTACGCTGGCGGATTGTGGCGAAAAAAATGGTTGTTGGAGCATGAAAGTCCTGTAAAGCAACAATCATTATTTTAA
- a CDS encoding PaaI family thioesterase, with product MEHYRKLERMYLSANMNTQIYHTTEIAIDDETATISMTIDPKYFHALGAIHGSVYFKLLDDAAFFAVNSVVKDAFVLTTSFNINITRPVNSGKITATGTVKFKSRNLFVAESTLVDEKGREIAFGTGNFTKSKITLSEEIGYK from the coding sequence ATGGAACACTACCGAAAACTCGAACGCATGTATTTATCTGCCAATATGAATACGCAGATTTATCATACGACCGAAATTGCAATTGACGATGAAACTGCTACGATTTCTATGACGATTGATCCAAAGTATTTTCATGCATTGGGCGCAATTCATGGTTCGGTATATTTCAAACTCTTAGATGATGCCGCTTTCTTTGCAGTAAATTCTGTGGTAAAAGATGCGTTTGTGTTAACCACTTCCTTCAATATCAATATTACACGACCTGTAAATTCGGGAAAAATAACAGCAACGGGAACAGTCAAATTCAAATCGCGCAATTTATTTGTGGCAGAAAGTACCTTGGTGGATGAAAAAGGACGTGAAATTGCGTTTGGCACAGGAAACTTCACAAAAAGCAAAATTACATTGAGCGAAGAAATTGGATATAAATAA
- a CDS encoding DinB family protein: MKKYIVLIVLFATTFANAQDTPISAFLEKWENSKQYLVEMAEAMPEDKYDFKPTERQKTFKEQLLHIKQNMDWLSSTYFSKETKNDQKEATYTTKVEVIAALKIAFDNTATIIKKASPEELKEIVKFFAGPKTKLQILNLLQDHVSHHRGQLIVYLNLNGIKPPRYRGW, translated from the coding sequence ATGAAAAAATATATTGTACTTATTGTCCTTTTCGCAACTACATTCGCAAACGCACAAGACACACCAATTTCTGCCTTTTTAGAGAAATGGGAAAATTCTAAACAGTATTTAGTAGAAATGGCAGAAGCCATGCCAGAAGACAAGTATGATTTCAAACCTACTGAACGCCAAAAGACCTTTAAAGAGCAACTTTTGCATATCAAACAAAATATGGATTGGTTGAGTTCTACCTACTTTTCAAAAGAAACGAAGAACGATCAAAAGGAAGCAACGTATACAACAAAAGTGGAAGTGATTGCCGCATTAAAAATTGCATTTGATAATACAGCAACCATCATCAAAAAAGCTTCTCCCGAAGAATTAAAAGAAATTGTAAAATTCTTCGCGGGTCCTAAAACCAAGTTGCAAATTTTAAATTTATTGCAAGATCACGTTTCGCACCACAGAGGACAACTCATTGTCTATTTAAACTTAAACGGTATAAAACCGCCGCGATATCGTGGTTGGTAA
- a CDS encoding tetratricopeptide repeat protein — MIESKNHLRGVQLFELGRFQEAIPYLSEAVSESVYNYASKYYLALCFFNVDEYAKSSQMIDELLHETPNEGNLFFLKAQIASRLDKLQDAISLVNKSIELDPYQADYFGFKGALLMDKKKFEEALHFVNEGLQLDPKNTACLNIRARLLTKLNRKEEANQTVEHILYDNAEDDYAHANVGWVSLENGDTKKALHHFKQALQLNPNMQYAREGMATAIKSKNFLYKWYLKYAFWMSKQSSRNQWIFIIGLYVAYRFGVKMLEASDLTFLIIPLVIVYLVFVLGGWIMEALSNTILLGDSYGKYLLTDNEKYSGYAFGGLTLAGILGVVLFFALDNPLYMLWGFTCFCALLPLPGSFLRESKKGRMIGLFYGIAMLSVGFLGMLFTADIMLVGGIVLGMMVVYTWLFNFIS; from the coding sequence ATGATCGAATCAAAAAACCACTTACGCGGCGTGCAATTGTTTGAATTGGGACGTTTTCAAGAAGCGATTCCTTATTTGAGCGAAGCCGTTTCCGAAAGTGTGTACAATTATGCCAGCAAATACTATTTAGCATTGTGTTTTTTCAATGTGGACGAGTATGCAAAATCATCCCAAATGATTGATGAATTATTGCATGAAACACCCAATGAAGGTAATTTATTCTTTTTGAAAGCACAAATCGCTTCCCGATTAGACAAACTGCAAGACGCGATTAGTTTGGTGAATAAAAGCATTGAACTCGATCCGTATCAAGCCGATTATTTTGGGTTTAAAGGCGCGTTGTTGATGGACAAAAAGAAGTTTGAAGAAGCACTGCATTTTGTGAATGAAGGGTTGCAACTCGATCCTAAAAATACTGCCTGCTTAAACATTCGTGCACGTTTATTGACCAAGTTGAATCGGAAAGAAGAAGCCAATCAAACGGTAGAACATATTTTGTATGACAATGCCGAAGATGATTACGCACATGCCAATGTTGGATGGGTTTCATTGGAAAATGGCGATACTAAAAAAGCCTTGCATCATTTCAAACAAGCCTTACAACTCAATCCAAACATGCAATACGCGCGTGAAGGCATGGCAACCGCTATTAAATCGAAAAACTTCTTGTACAAATGGTATTTAAAATATGCCTTTTGGATGAGCAAACAGTCGTCGCGAAATCAATGGATTTTTATTATTGGTTTGTATGTTGCGTATCGCTTTGGCGTTAAAATGCTAGAAGCTTCTGATTTGACCTTTTTGATCATTCCACTTGTCATTGTGTATTTAGTTTTTGTGCTTGGCGGCTGGATTATGGAAGCATTATCGAACACTATTTTATTGGGCGATTCGTATGGAAAATATTTATTGACCGATAATGAAAAGTACAGTGGTTACGCTTTTGGCGGATTGACCTTAGCGGGAATTTTAGGCGTTGTTTTATTCTTCGCGCTTGACAATCCATTATACATGCTTTGGGGATTTACCTGTTTTTGTGCCTTATTGCCTTTACCAGGATCGTTTTTACGAGAAAGTAAAAAAGGACGAATGATTGGACTTTTTTATGGAATCGCGATGCTTTCCGTAGGTTTTCTGGGAATGTTATTTACAGCAGATATCATGCTCGTAGGCGGCATTGTGCTGGGAATGATGGTGGTGTATACATGGTTGTTTAATTTTATTTCGTGA
- a CDS encoding CNNM domain-containing protein, with protein MTLLIIYGVISIFFSFLCSILEAVLLSVTPTFVNIQKKEGKAFADNLKALKQDVDKPLIAILTLNTIAHTVGAIMVGTEAKKLYGDEDSYGVFIISVIMTILILVASEIIPKTIGAMYWKQLAGFTTRTLDIMVLILKYTGILWILQLFTKIIGSKGHGESILSREDFTTMTQIATDKGVFQESESKVIRNMLGFKDILVKDVMTPRSVLKIDSSDKTIQQFYDENPDLKFSRIPIHGSKSDDISGYFLKDTLMEAIIDGKGSEPLSSIQRELLVTERNLPIPELFEKLIEHREHIALVVDEYGSVSGLVSQEDVIETLLGLEIMDESDNVADLQQLARKSWEKRAKKLGIIEKNNPEE; from the coding sequence ATGACACTATTAATAATTTACGGAGTAATTTCTATATTCTTTTCCTTTCTATGTTCCATCTTAGAAGCTGTATTATTGAGCGTTACTCCAACGTTTGTAAACATCCAGAAAAAAGAAGGAAAAGCCTTTGCCGACAATTTGAAAGCCTTAAAACAAGATGTTGACAAACCGTTAATCGCCATTTTAACACTAAATACCATTGCGCATACTGTGGGTGCCATTATGGTTGGTACAGAGGCAAAAAAACTTTATGGTGACGAAGATAGTTACGGTGTATTTATCATCTCTGTTATCATGACTATTTTGATTTTAGTGGCTTCAGAGATCATTCCAAAAACTATTGGCGCCATGTACTGGAAACAGCTTGCAGGTTTTACTACACGAACGCTTGATATTATGGTGCTGATTTTAAAGTACACAGGAATTTTATGGATTTTGCAATTGTTCACCAAAATTATTGGTAGCAAAGGTCATGGCGAAAGCATCTTGAGTCGTGAAGATTTTACGACAATGACGCAAATTGCAACCGATAAAGGTGTGTTTCAAGAGTCGGAAAGCAAAGTGATTCGTAACATGCTTGGTTTTAAAGATATTTTGGTAAAAGATGTCATGACACCGCGATCGGTTTTAAAAATTGATTCGTCTGACAAAACCATTCAGCAGTTTTATGATGAAAATCCCGATTTAAAGTTTTCGCGAATTCCAATTCACGGCTCTAAAAGTGATGATATTTCTGGCTATTTCTTAAAAGATACTTTAATGGAAGCCATTATTGATGGAAAAGGTTCAGAACCGTTGTCTTCTATTCAGCGCGAATTGTTGGTTACTGAACGAAATTTGCCGATTCCTGAATTGTTTGAAAAACTCATTGAACATCGCGAACATATTGCCTTAGTTGTAGACGAATACGGTTCTGTAAGCGGATTGGTAAGTCAGGAAGATGTCATTGAAACCTTGCTTGGTTTGGAAATTATGGACGAAAGTGATAATGTGGCCGACTTGCAACAACTCGCTCGTAAAAGTTGGGAAAAACGTGCTAAAAAGTTAGGAATTATTGAAAAAAATAACCCAGAAGAATAA
- the hemF gene encoding oxygen-dependent coproporphyrinogen oxidase, producing MKDQFLNYIHQLQDSITSTLEKIDGKARFQEDLWERPEGGGGRTRVIENGAIFEKGGVNISAVHGELPEALRKNFKVEQGDFFACGLSLVLHPKNPFIPTVHANWRYFEMYDADGNVVTQWFGGGQDLTPYYLFEEDATHFHSVCKEACDKHHSEFYPKFKETCDNYFWNAHRNEARGVGGLFFDYLKKTDEFTMQDRYDFVTEIGNSFLQSYVPIVERRKEMEYTQAHKDWQEVRRGRYVEFNLVHDRGTLFGLKTNGRIESILMSLPPTVQWKYNHHPEDGSEEAKLIEVLQKPKDWV from the coding sequence ATGAAAGACCAATTTCTCAACTACATTCATCAATTACAAGATTCCATTACGTCAACACTCGAAAAAATTGATGGAAAAGCTAGGTTTCAAGAAGATTTATGGGAACGTCCAGAAGGCGGCGGCGGACGTACACGTGTGATTGAAAATGGGGCTATTTTTGAAAAAGGCGGTGTCAACATTTCGGCAGTTCATGGAGAATTACCCGAAGCGTTACGTAAAAATTTCAAGGTAGAACAAGGTGATTTTTTTGCGTGTGGATTGAGTTTGGTATTGCATCCTAAAAATCCGTTCATTCCTACCGTGCATGCCAATTGGCGCTATTTTGAAATGTATGATGCTGATGGAAATGTAGTCACGCAATGGTTTGGCGGCGGACAAGATTTAACGCCCTATTATTTGTTTGAGGAAGATGCAACACACTTTCATTCCGTTTGTAAAGAAGCTTGCGACAAACATCATTCAGAATTTTATCCAAAATTCAAGGAAACTTGTGACAACTATTTTTGGAATGCACACCGAAATGAAGCACGCGGCGTTGGCGGATTATTTTTTGATTACCTAAAAAAGACAGACGAATTTACGATGCAAGATCGTTATGATTTTGTCACGGAAATCGGAAACAGTTTTCTACAAAGTTATGTGCCTATTGTAGAACGTCGCAAAGAAATGGAATACACACAAGCACACAAAGATTGGCAAGAAGTGCGACGCGGACGTTATGTGGAATTTAACTTGGTACACGATCGTGGAACTTTGTTTGGACTCAAAACCAACGGTCGTATTGAAAGTATTTTGATGAGTTTGCCACCAACCGTACAATGGAAATACAATCATCATCCCGAAGACGGAAGTGAAGAAGCAAAATTGATTGAAGTGTTGCAGAAGCCGAAAGATTGGGTTTGA